From Chitinivibrionales bacterium:
TTATTTTAATACCAGCCCTAACTCAAGGCCTAACGGCTCACACAACGAGACTGTAGAAAAAGTCCAATTTTCATAATTTACTAGTGTAAACATTATCATTTTTCCTTATATTATTATAATGTATAAGGAAAGGTGGAACTATGGCACGCTATAAGGATTATTCATACGAGCAGACAAAGATGGTGGCAATATCGTATGATCGGCAGGTTCTTCCCGGGACATTTGAGCATACGCTGAGTGATGTTATCAATTCCCTGGACATGTCCATTTTCGATGATCGATACCGGAATGATGAAACCGGAGCACCGGCATATGATCCACGGATACTGTTAAAAATTATTCTTTTTGCATATTCCAAAGGGATTATTTATTCCCGCAGAATTGCACAGCTTTGCAATGAAAATGTTGTATTTATGGCATTATCTGCGGACAGTCGACCTCATTTTACCACAATCGCAAACTTTGTGTCCTCGATGCAGGAAGAAATAATTGCAATATTCCGACATGTTTTGCAGATATGCATGGAATTAGATCTTATCGACGGCTGTATGTTCGCCATTGACGGCGTAAAGCTTCCATCGAATGCCTCAAAGGAGTGGAGCGGAACGAAAGAGGATTTGCGAAAGAAGAAGGAGAAATTGGAAGCGGCTTTGGATTGCATGGTCCGGCAACATCGCAATCGTGATACGGAAGATATTGATAATATTTCTGATGATGAGGAATTCAAAAAGCGTCTTGACCGTGCTCGCAAGAAGGTTGAGAAATTAGACAACTGGCTTGAGAATAATGAGGATAAAGTAAGTTCTCGCCGCCGTACCAAGCAGAGTAATGTTACCGACAATGAGAGTGCCAAGATGAAAACATCACATGGTGTTATTCAGGGGTACAACGGGATGGCTGTTGTTGATTCAAAGCATCAGGTAATTGTAAATGCGGAAGCGTTCGGACAGGGACATGATACAAATTTACT
This genomic window contains:
- a CDS encoding IS1182 family transposase, whose amino-acid sequence is MARYKDYSYEQTKMVAISYDRQVLPGTFEHTLSDVINSLDMSIFDDRYRNDETGAPAYDPRILLKIILFAYSKGIIYSRRIAQLCNENVVFMALSADSRPHFTTIANFVSSMQEEIIAIFRHVLQICMELDLIDGCMFAIDGVKLPSNASKEWSGTKEDLRKKKEKLEAALDCMVRQHRNRDTEDIDNISDDEEFKKRLDRARKKVEKLDNWLENNEDKVSSRRRTKQSNVTDNESAKMKTSHGVIQGYNGMAVVDSKHQVIVNAEAFGQGHDTNLLKPAIEGTKEAFEGIGVSDNCFEGAVVTADTGFHSTDNLEYLEAEGIDGYVPDSNFRKRDPRFSTAPRHKEKNTWGAQTYTKEDFAYISEGDYFICPEGHKLTKSNSDLSTNGITYYKYNAKQRICGSCSARMKCIDHKHRRPRSLFRRSDGCNVFTERMRNKIDTEYGRKIYSKRMSVVEPVFGNIRWAKGMHRFTLRTKRKVNVQWLFYCLIH